One window from the genome of Nitrospira sp. encodes:
- a CDS encoding CusA/CzcA family heavy metal efflux RND transporter codes for MIARLVEISLVQRFLLCALGFMLLFGGLYAFHLLDIVAYPDPSPPMVELITQNPGWSAEEMERQITIPIEVALTGMPGLTDIRSLSIFGLSDIKIYFDFNTDFFRDRQEVLNRLGSVDLPQNVKPELSPWWAIAEIYRYELTSDKGTSLTDLKTIQDWQVRREFKRVPGVIDVTTFGGTTKEYHVDIDPGKLISYGVSLSQVMTALTNSNANVGGNYLTIGAQSYNIRGLGLINDIQDIENVMVAEKDGTPIFVNTLGKVSVGHQVRLGKVGIDDRDDVVEGVVLLQRGYKALSVLDQVRAKVDDLNGWKLPEGIKIKTFYDRTNLIHTTVETVLDILISGMVLVFVILVVFLGHFRAALIVALTIPMSLLFTFTMMILIGQSANLISLGSIDFGIIVDATLIMVESIFFHLAHSKTPGLTVHQQIVRAARQVGQPIFYSTTIIVVAFIPLFTMTGVPGKIFAPMSITYGFALVGALLMAFTLAPVLCSFLLKGKISEDDTIVVRGIRRTYSATLEWALNHRATVLGFAGGSLLVTMVALRFLGGEFMPALEEGNLWVRATMPVDISFDQAARLTSDIRRMFRDSPEVSTIVSQLGRPDDGTDPTSFFNAEFLANLKPQEEWRQGLSKDQLIEEIEGRLKDIPGVIFNFSQVIQDNVEEAMSGVKGENSIKLFGTDLKTMEAKAGEIERVMQGVQGVKDLGIFRLVGQPNLLIQVDREASARYGLQVADVNAVVQAAVGGQAVTQVYEGERLFDLVVRFLPEFRQDIEAIGNILVSTPGGARVPLKQVASITTQTGAFIIYRENNERYIPIKFSVRDRDLQSTVEEAQALMTKQIVLPERYRMEWAGQYDQLKDEQHRLAKVVPISLVIILFLLYTTFDSLKNALLVLATVPFALVGGVLSLVLTDTHFSISAAVGVISTLGVAILGGVLLISRIEEFRQAGLSLREAVRKGADVQMRPILMATLGAAIGLLPAALATGIGSQAQKPLARVVVGGMLTAAFLILVVLPVLYELAHRREGIIEQEPQ; via the coding sequence ATGATTGCACGGCTGGTTGAAATTTCGCTGGTGCAGCGATTCCTGTTGTGCGCGCTGGGGTTCATGCTGCTGTTCGGCGGGCTCTACGCCTTCCACCTCCTCGACATCGTCGCCTATCCCGATCCGTCCCCGCCCATGGTGGAACTGATCACCCAGAATCCTGGTTGGTCGGCGGAGGAAATGGAGCGACAAATCACCATCCCAATTGAAGTGGCACTGACCGGCATGCCTGGTCTGACCGATATTCGCTCGCTGTCGATCTTCGGCCTCAGTGATATCAAGATCTACTTCGACTTCAATACCGACTTCTTTAGAGATCGGCAGGAAGTGCTCAACCGGCTTGGATCGGTAGACTTGCCGCAAAATGTGAAGCCGGAACTATCGCCTTGGTGGGCGATCGCCGAAATCTACCGATATGAACTGACCAGCGACAAGGGCACAAGTCTCACCGATCTCAAAACGATTCAAGACTGGCAGGTCCGGCGCGAGTTCAAGCGGGTGCCTGGCGTCATTGATGTGACGACCTTCGGCGGGACGACGAAGGAATATCACGTCGACATCGATCCGGGAAAATTAATTAGTTACGGGGTCAGCCTCTCTCAGGTCATGACGGCCTTGACCAACAGCAATGCCAACGTCGGCGGGAACTATCTGACGATCGGAGCGCAGAGCTACAACATCCGTGGCTTGGGCCTGATCAATGATATTCAGGATATCGAGAACGTGATGGTGGCGGAGAAGGATGGCACTCCGATTTTTGTGAATACGCTTGGCAAGGTCTCGGTGGGCCATCAAGTGCGCCTGGGGAAAGTCGGGATCGATGATCGGGACGATGTTGTCGAGGGTGTTGTCCTCCTCCAACGCGGGTATAAAGCACTTTCCGTGCTGGATCAGGTTCGTGCAAAGGTGGACGACCTCAATGGCTGGAAACTGCCGGAAGGGATCAAGATCAAGACCTTCTATGACCGGACGAACCTGATCCATACGACCGTGGAAACGGTGTTGGACATTCTGATCAGCGGGATGGTGCTCGTTTTTGTCATTCTCGTGGTCTTTCTCGGACACTTCCGCGCCGCGCTGATCGTCGCGCTCACGATCCCGATGTCTCTGCTGTTCACGTTCACGATGATGATTCTGATCGGCCAGTCAGCGAACCTCATCTCCCTCGGTTCCATTGATTTCGGCATTATTGTCGATGCGACATTGATTATGGTCGAGAGCATCTTCTTCCACTTAGCCCACTCGAAGACGCCGGGGCTGACGGTGCATCAGCAGATCGTGCGGGCCGCCCGGCAGGTCGGACAGCCTATTTTCTATTCCACGACGATTATCGTGGTGGCGTTTATTCCGCTCTTCACGATGACGGGGGTGCCGGGGAAGATCTTCGCGCCCATGTCGATCACCTATGGGTTTGCCCTTGTCGGCGCCCTGTTGATGGCCTTCACGCTCGCGCCTGTGCTGTGTTCGTTCCTGCTGAAAGGGAAGATCAGCGAAGACGATACGATCGTGGTGCGCGGCATTCGGCGCACCTATTCCGCGACGCTGGAGTGGGCGTTGAATCATCGCGCCACAGTCCTCGGGTTTGCTGGCGGATCATTGCTGGTCACGATGGTGGCATTGCGGTTTCTGGGTGGAGAATTCATGCCGGCGCTGGAGGAAGGGAATCTCTGGGTGCGGGCGACCATGCCGGTCGATATCTCGTTCGATCAGGCGGCGCGGTTGACCAGCGACATACGCCGCATGTTCCGGGATTCTCCGGAAGTGTCGACGATTGTGTCTCAACTCGGGCGCCCGGACGACGGAACCGATCCAACGAGTTTCTTCAACGCGGAGTTTCTGGCGAATCTGAAGCCCCAGGAAGAGTGGCGGCAGGGGCTCAGCAAGGATCAGCTGATTGAGGAAATTGAAGGACGATTGAAAGATATTCCCGGCGTGATTTTCAATTTCTCGCAGGTCATTCAGGATAACGTCGAAGAGGCGATGTCCGGTGTCAAAGGCGAAAACTCCATCAAACTGTTCGGGACGGATCTCAAAACAATGGAGGCCAAGGCCGGGGAGATCGAGCGGGTGATGCAAGGGGTGCAAGGTGTCAAAGACCTTGGCATCTTTCGTCTGGTGGGCCAGCCGAATCTGCTGATTCAAGTGGATCGTGAAGCCAGTGCCCGCTACGGTTTGCAGGTGGCGGATGTAAACGCGGTGGTGCAGGCAGCCGTCGGGGGACAGGCTGTCACGCAGGTGTATGAAGGAGAGCGGCTGTTCGACCTTGTTGTTCGATTCCTGCCTGAGTTCCGCCAGGATATCGAGGCCATCGGAAACATTCTGGTAAGTACGCCGGGCGGTGCCAGAGTGCCGCTGAAGCAAGTGGCGAGCATCACGACGCAAACCGGAGCCTTTATTATTTATCGGGAGAACAATGAGCGCTATATCCCGATCAAGTTCAGTGTGCGGGATCGGGATCTCCAAAGCACGGTGGAAGAGGCGCAGGCGTTGATGACCAAGCAGATCGTCCTGCCTGAGCGCTATCGCATGGAGTGGGCCGGCCAATACGATCAATTAAAGGATGAGCAGCATCGTCTCGCGAAGGTGGTGCCGATCAGCTTGGTGATTATATTGTTCCTCCTCTACACCACGTTCGATTCACTCAAGAACGCATTGTTGGTTCTGGCGACGGTTCCGTTTGCCTTGGTCGGAGGGGTCCTGTCACTGGTGTTGACCGATACGCATTTTAGTATTTCGGCGGCCGTCGGCGTGATCTCGACATTGGGTGTCGCGATTCTTGGCGGGGTTCTGCTGATATCGCGAATCGAAGAATTCCGCCAAGCGGGGCTGAGTCTTCGTGAGGCTGTCCGGAAGGGCGCTGACGTGCAGATGCGGCCGATCCTGATGGCGACGTTGGGGGCGGCCATTGGATTGTTGCCCGCGGCGCTGGCGACCGGGATTGGGTCGCAAGCGCAAAAGCCGCTGGCTCGTGTGGTGGTCGGCGGCATGTTGACGGCGGCCTTTTTGATTTTGGTCGTGTTGCCGGTATTATATGAGCTCGCCCATCGCCGTGAGGGCATCATCGAGCAAGAACCACAGTAA
- a CDS encoding efflux RND transporter periplasmic adaptor subunit, translating into MSAQLAPLAIALALLILSGCGKSDQPSPSDSVTAPLAKTAPAPAASQPRVETAVVEFSPSHQALTLSGKVAYGEDRYSKISSPLQGRVVEVRAHLGDRVKAGDVLLIVDSPDIAQAYSEYVKEDSELQYATRAQDLAKDLYENKAMPLKDLKQAENELVKARAEFRRAKERLLSLRVPADELTKPLDKQKITSRFEMKSPLTGIVVERAVTPGQSVGGDPSQVLFTVADLDMLQVLADLYERDLALVKEGQFAKVTVEAYPGVDFPATLAAIGDVVDPATRTIKVRAWVNNDPHKLKPEMFARLHLDVGDATPFIVVPREAVLEADGKQFVYVVEEPNRYVKREVKISNISMDQVRVLEGLTRGQRIVIKGAVLIKGQEVKGT; encoded by the coding sequence ATGAGTGCTCAATTGGCGCCGCTGGCCATCGCGCTGGCGCTCCTTATCCTCTCGGGCTGTGGGAAATCCGACCAACCCTCGCCATCTGATTCGGTCACGGCCCCGCTCGCGAAGACCGCTCCGGCTCCTGCAGCATCGCAACCGCGGGTCGAAACGGCGGTAGTGGAATTCAGTCCGTCGCACCAGGCGCTGACACTGTCGGGGAAGGTAGCCTACGGAGAAGATCGATATTCCAAGATTTCCTCCCCGTTACAGGGCCGCGTCGTTGAAGTGCGGGCGCATCTTGGGGATCGGGTGAAGGCGGGTGATGTGTTGCTCATCGTCGATAGCCCGGATATCGCACAGGCCTATTCGGAGTATGTGAAGGAAGATTCCGAACTCCAGTACGCCACGCGCGCGCAAGATCTGGCCAAGGATCTGTACGAGAACAAGGCGATGCCCCTCAAAGATTTGAAGCAGGCCGAGAATGAACTGGTCAAAGCCCGGGCGGAATTCCGCCGGGCGAAAGAGCGGCTGCTCTCTCTGCGTGTCCCGGCCGATGAGCTGACGAAGCCGCTGGATAAACAGAAAATTACCTCCCGCTTCGAGATGAAGAGCCCGTTGACTGGAATTGTGGTCGAGCGAGCGGTGACGCCGGGCCAGTCGGTCGGGGGCGATCCGTCGCAAGTGCTGTTTACCGTGGCGGACCTAGACATGCTTCAAGTACTCGCCGACTTATATGAGCGCGATCTGGCGCTTGTGAAGGAAGGGCAGTTTGCCAAGGTGACGGTGGAAGCCTATCCCGGTGTCGACTTCCCTGCCACTCTGGCCGCTATCGGTGACGTGGTCGATCCGGCCACACGCACAATTAAAGTCCGGGCCTGGGTGAATAACGATCCGCACAAGCTGAAACCGGAGATGTTTGCCCGGCTCCATCTCGATGTCGGCGATGCCACGCCGTTTATTGTGGTTCCCCGCGAGGCCGTGCTCGAAGCTGACGGGAAGCAATTCGTCTATGTGGTGGAAGAGCCGAATCGTTATGTGAAACGCGAAGTCAAGATCTCGAATATTTCCATGGATCAGGTTCGTGTGTTGGAAGGGCTGACCCGGGGCCAACGAATCGTGATTAAGGGGGCCGTCCTGATCAAGGGGCAAGAAGTCAAAGGGACATAA
- a CDS encoding TolC family protein: MPALRLSLDETVALFLRQNLDLLMAKFGIESAKGQQITARLFPNPVASIGTLSAFTQGRTIGNSGAIISQIQQLFELAGKRGYRIESAAFGTQSVEAAFEDAVRQLTFTVKDVYNRTQLAQRRLALAEENRDRFSRILDVNTIRFKKGYIAEVDLIRIRLQFIDFQSQVIQSVQEGETARADLRQLLRVSPATVLELTSEFDYKRVDPDIGRLRTVALDARPDVRSKRFIMSQREADLRLAKAYRIPDVTVGAGYSFQGPKGPDNPGQVALSLGVPLPLFNRNQGGIIQAEVAVQTAEADLSKTLNQVENEVDVAYKNLLQSRRLVEAFLGGVLEDARSTFTIVERAYERGGATILDLLDAARTSRTIQQNYFEALFNYQRNVIQLESAVGQEISL, translated from the coding sequence GTGCCGGCTCTTCGTCTGAGTCTTGATGAAACGGTGGCGCTTTTCCTCCGCCAGAATCTCGATCTGCTCATGGCCAAATTCGGGATCGAATCAGCGAAGGGCCAGCAGATCACCGCCAGGCTGTTTCCAAACCCAGTCGCGTCGATCGGGACGTTGAGCGCCTTTACCCAAGGGAGAACAATCGGCAACAGCGGAGCCATTATCAGCCAGATTCAGCAGTTGTTCGAGCTGGCCGGCAAGCGCGGGTATCGGATTGAAAGCGCGGCATTCGGCACCCAGTCTGTTGAGGCCGCTTTCGAAGATGCCGTGCGTCAGCTCACGTTTACGGTGAAAGATGTCTATAACCGTACGCAGTTGGCACAGCGGCGCTTGGCGTTGGCTGAGGAAAATCGAGACCGGTTTTCGCGCATTCTTGATGTGAATACGATCCGTTTCAAAAAAGGCTACATCGCGGAAGTCGACTTGATCAGGATTCGCCTGCAATTCATCGATTTTCAATCGCAAGTCATTCAATCGGTTCAGGAAGGGGAGACAGCGCGGGCAGATCTTCGCCAGTTGCTTCGGGTTTCGCCGGCGACTGTCCTTGAGCTGACCTCGGAGTTCGACTACAAGCGCGTTGATCCGGACATCGGTCGACTCCGGACCGTGGCGCTGGATGCGCGACCGGATGTGCGTTCTAAACGGTTCATTATGTCCCAGCGCGAAGCGGATCTTCGTCTGGCCAAGGCCTACCGGATTCCGGACGTCACGGTCGGCGCTGGCTATTCCTTTCAGGGGCCGAAGGGGCCAGACAATCCCGGACAGGTGGCGCTCAGCCTGGGGGTTCCGCTGCCATTGTTCAATCGCAATCAGGGCGGTATCATTCAAGCAGAGGTGGCGGTGCAGACGGCCGAGGCCGACCTGAGTAAGACGCTGAACCAGGTTGAAAATGAGGTGGATGTGGCCTACAAGAATCTCCTCCAAAGCCGGCGACTGGTGGAGGCCTTTCTTGGAGGTGTCTTGGAGGATGCCCGCTCAACCTTCACGATTGTGGAGCGGGCTTATGAGCGGGGCGGGGCGACGATCCTGGATCTGCTCGATGCGGCTCGGACATCCAGAACGATTCAACAGAACTATTTCGAGGCTCTCTTCAATTATCAGCGCAACGTGATTCAACTGGAGAGTGCGGTGGGGCAGGAGATATCGTTATGA